From the genome of Spirosomataceae bacterium TFI 002, one region includes:
- a CDS encoding LytTr DNA-binding domain-containing protein codes for MKTPKILTAIPTRKIAWLQASSNYTYLNLTDGKRLLSSYSLQFFENIIDQKKFIRVDRSNLVNTNFIKSISKKGEISLKNKQTLNIPRRKRRSIIHQYPNLCTGKNSVSKTS; via the coding sequence ATGAAAACACCAAAAATTTTAACCGCTATACCTACTCGGAAGATAGCCTGGCTTCAGGCTTCTTCCAATTATACGTACCTCAACTTGACAGATGGGAAGCGATTATTATCTAGTTATTCGCTTCAGTTTTTTGAAAATATAATTGATCAAAAAAAGTTTATCAGGGTAGATCGCTCAAACCTAGTAAATACAAACTTCATTAAATCTATTAGTAAGAAAGGAGAGATAAGCTTGAAAAATAAGCAAACCCTCAACATTCCTCGCAGGAAAAGACGTTCAATTATTCATCAGTATCCCAACTTATGTACGGGTAAAAATTCCGTTTCTAAAACTAGCTAA
- a CDS encoding Type VI protein secretion system component Hcp (secreted cytotoxin): protein MKKNYIKQILVIALLSVVCTYAQAQPTAIHLTLRINGITGSSLLPNYTGDIVVNSFKTGINGTLYMGSSGLVNGTQASTQKITLVLSNIEQSIPRLFFQTCQGTVNPVVTLFNVYTYNTGSSDFYVESEKIELYNAVIDAVTTNTNYSGDGLAEVTLVFDKIRRTIKKTNNSGVVLETRTFGWNLTTNTSF from the coding sequence ATGAAAAAGAACTATATCAAACAAATATTGGTGATTGCTCTATTGTCAGTAGTATGTACTTATGCCCAAGCACAACCCACCGCCATTCATTTGACATTAAGGATTAATGGTATTACAGGGAGCAGTCTACTTCCCAATTATACTGGGGATATTGTGGTTAACAGCTTTAAAACAGGCATCAATGGTACATTATACATGGGTTCTTCTGGACTCGTAAATGGTACACAAGCATCCACTCAAAAAATCACTTTGGTACTTTCCAATATTGAGCAATCAATCCCACGTTTGTTCTTCCAGACATGCCAAGGTACAGTTAATCCAGTAGTTACACTTTTTAATGTGTATACATATAACACTGGTTCCAGTGATTTTTATGTAGAAAGTGAGAAGATAGAACTGTACAACGCCGTCATTGATGCTGTAACTACAAATACAAATTACAGTGGTGATGGACTTGCAGAGGTGACACTTGTTTTTGATAAGATAAGACGCACAATTAAAAAAACTAACAATTCAGGAGTTGTACTAGAAACCAGAACTTTTGGTTGGAACCTTACTACAAACACTTCTTTCTAA